From one Brachypodium distachyon strain Bd21 chromosome 4, Brachypodium_distachyon_v3.0, whole genome shotgun sequence genomic stretch:
- the LOC104585101 gene encoding keratin-associated protein 6-2-like — translation MHAVKRELVLRAFHCNGTHEDHFPWHCCACCTCSRIRRSHFSEGPRHRPRWWRKPWNWHRDWYRIGGGAGGAGSGSGSASGSDSASGSGSGSASGSGSGSGAASSAGSGAISGGGSYAGSGAGSGSGASSGSGYGQGQGQGSGYGQGSGSGHGQGYGSGSDYGEGHGEGYGQGNGSGSGYGEGHGEGHGQGNGSGSGFGEGHGEGHGQGNGYGQGSGYGEGHGQGSGSGSGYGEGSGGGYGSGNGAGSGYGEGHGYGYGSGHGN, via the exons ATGCACGCTGTG AAGCGAGAGCTAGTTCTTAGAGCTTTCCACTGCAATGGCACACATGAAGATCATTTCCCTTGGCATTGTTGTGCTTGCTGCACTTGTTCTCGCATCCGAAGGTCGCATTTCTCGGAAGGACCTAGGCATCGACCTCGGTGGTGGAGGAAGCCTTGGAATTGGCACAGGGATTGGTATCGCATaggtggtggtgctggcggAGCTGGCTCTGGTTCCGGCTCAGCATCCGGGTCAGATTCAGCATCTGGATCGGGTTCAGGCTCAGCATCAGGTTCTGGATCTGGATCAGGCGCCGCTTCATCAGCGGGTTCAGGTGCAATTTCCGGTGGAGGCTCTTATGCCGGGTCAGGTGCAGGCTCGGGATCTGGCGCTAGTAGCGGATCCGGTTATGGTCAAGGGCAAGGCCAAGGATCTGGATATGGTCAGGGTTCTGGCTCGGGCCATGGACAAGGTTATGGCTCTGGTTCAGATTATGGTGAGGGGCATGGCGAGGGTTATGGTCAAGGTAATGGCTCCGGCTCAGGATACGGCGAGGGGCATGGGGAGGGTCATGGTCAAGGAAATGGCTCCGGCTCAGGATTCGGTGAGGGGCATGGAGAGGGTCATGGTCAAGGAAATGGCTATGGCCAAGGATCTGGATATGGTGAAGGTCACGGTCAAGGCTCGGGTTCAGGCTCAGGTTATGGTGAAGGCTCCGGCGGTGGATATGGAAGTGGAAATGGGGCTGGTTCAGGCTACGGAGAGGGTCATGGCTATGGATATGGCTCTGGACATGGAAACTGA
- the LOC106866725 gene encoding cell wall protein IFF6-like translates to MVSTKAIAFVAVVVCAASLAPVGESRSARKDLGINLGGLGVGIGIGLGAGGSASGSGSGSGSGSGSGSSSGSGSGSGSGSGSGSGSGGLGLGLGVGVGIGLGGGGSSSGSGSASVSGSGSSSGSSSGSASASGSGSGSASVSGGGVGLGLGAGLGIGLGGGGSSASSGSGSASASGSGSGSSSSAGSSAGSTAGSSTGSNAGSFASSAAASGSSVGSSAESSAGSQARSVQGGH, encoded by the coding sequence ATGGTTAGCACTAAGGCCATTGCTTTCGTAGCTGTAGTTGTCTGTGCTGCGTCGCTTGCCCCGGTGGGTGAGAGCCGCTCTGCGCGGAAGGACCTTGGTATCAACCTTGGAGGCCTTGGTGTTGGAATTGGTATCGGGTTGGGTGCGGGTGGTTCAGCTTCTGGCTCAGGCTCCGGTTCAGGTTCTGGCTCCGGCTCGGGTTCTAGCTCTGGTTCAGGGTCGGGTTCCGGCTCTGGCTCAGGTTCAGGATCAGGATCCGGGGGTCTAGGCCTTGGACTTGGTGTTGGAGTTGGTATTGGCCTAGGTGGTGGTGGTTCTAGTTCCGGATCCGGTTCTGCATCCGTCTCTGGCTCCGGATCAAGCTCAGGGTCCAGTTCTGGGTCGGCGTCGGCTTCTGGGTCAGGCTCGGGCTCGGCCTCGGTCTCGGGAGGAGGTGTCGGGCTTGGTCTTGGAGCTGGACTTGGCATTGggttgggtggtggtggttctAGTGCGAGTTCTGGGTCAGGCTCAGCATCGGCTTCTGGCTCTGGGTCGGGAAGTAGCTCGAGCGCAGGGTCTTCAGCTGGATCAACTGCGGGATCTTCGACAGGATCCAATGCTGGGTCGTTCGCTAGCTCTGCTGCGGCTTCCGGTTCAAGTGTGGGGTCTAGTGCAGAATCAAGTGCGGGTTCCCAAGCTAGAAGTGTGCAAGGCGGCCATTGA